A genomic region of Micromonospora sp. NBRC 110009 contains the following coding sequences:
- a CDS encoding cytidine deaminase, with translation MGGVMEIDWERLRAAATEVMRHAYVPYSKFPVGAAALVDDGRVVVGCNVENAAYGVVLCAECGVVSSLHATGGGRIVALSCVDATGEPLMPCGRCRQLLWENGGPECLIEAKGGTLRMAELLPHAFGVEDLEAVTGETPVPVVPERLAAWRGRGTVFVHPDLSAGQQVWTAYWERSAGDTEEAETGVLEEGPTWDDPAEAITWGLARTPRVVVVDASGTIFWAGEGEPPLEIPVRWAGA, from the coding sequence ATGGGAGGCGTGATGGAGATCGACTGGGAGCGGCTGCGCGCCGCCGCCACCGAGGTCATGCGGCACGCGTACGTGCCGTACTCGAAGTTCCCCGTCGGGGCGGCCGCCCTGGTCGACGACGGCCGGGTGGTGGTCGGCTGCAACGTGGAGAACGCCGCGTACGGCGTGGTCCTCTGCGCCGAGTGCGGCGTGGTGTCCTCGCTGCACGCCACCGGCGGCGGGCGGATCGTCGCCCTGTCCTGCGTCGACGCCACCGGCGAGCCGCTGATGCCGTGCGGCCGGTGCCGGCAGCTGCTCTGGGAGAACGGCGGCCCGGAGTGCCTGATCGAGGCGAAGGGCGGCACGCTCCGGATGGCCGAGCTGCTGCCGCACGCGTTCGGCGTGGAGGACCTGGAGGCGGTGACCGGCGAGACGCCGGTGCCGGTGGTCCCGGAGCGGCTGGCCGCCTGGCGGGGGCGGGGCACCGTCTTCGTGCACCCGGACCTCTCCGCCGGGCAGCAGGTCTGGACGGCCTACTGGGAGCGGTCGGCCGGAGACACCGAGGAGGCCGAGACCGGCGTGCTGGAGGAGGGCCCGACCTGGGACGACCCGGCCGAGGCGATCACCTGGGGGCTGGCCCGGACACCGCGCGTGGTGGTGGTGGACGCGTCGGGCACCATCTTCTGGGCCGGCGAGGGCGAGCCGCCACTGGAGATCCCGGTCCGCTGGGCCGGTGCTTGA
- a CDS encoding ABC transporter permease produces the protein MSTTAVPEVAVTTVDEGFWTRVRKTGAVLLALGVLAAVVFGALATGQEARFTLSETEGGAALEINGTVGAILFGIIAAAAGAALLAGVPKRWFTLLLGIGLVAFVLSFLCWQVSAAPEGRNFMPLVNIVRGTFILALPLIFGALAGVLCERTGVVNVAIEGQLLMGAFSGALFGSITGSVWVGLVAAAIGGALISVLLAVFAIRYLVDQVVMGIVLNLLAVGVTGFLYERLMQTDATKYNSAPRFSNWEIPLLKDIPLLGPALFRGNIFLYLGLLLVLVIHIALFRTRWGLRTRSVGEHPTAADTLGVRVLGLRYRNVIMAGMVAGIGGASYTLALYSFTKNMIGGKGFIALAALIFGRWSPTGALLAALFFGFADQLATYLGAIGSSIPSQFLAMLPYLATILAVAGLVGRVRAPAADGKPYIKG, from the coding sequence ATGTCCACCACGGCTGTCCCCGAGGTCGCCGTGACCACGGTCGACGAGGGCTTCTGGACCCGCGTCCGCAAGACCGGCGCGGTCCTGCTGGCGCTGGGCGTGCTCGCGGCGGTGGTCTTCGGCGCGCTCGCCACCGGCCAGGAGGCCCGCTTCACGCTCAGCGAGACCGAGGGCGGTGCCGCCCTGGAGATCAACGGCACGGTCGGCGCGATCCTGTTCGGGATCATCGCCGCCGCGGCCGGCGCCGCCCTGCTCGCCGGGGTGCCGAAGCGCTGGTTCACCCTGCTGCTCGGCATCGGGCTGGTCGCCTTCGTGCTGAGCTTCCTCTGCTGGCAGGTCTCCGCCGCCCCCGAGGGCCGCAACTTCATGCCGCTGGTCAACATCGTCCGGGGCACGTTCATCCTGGCCCTGCCGCTGATCTTCGGCGCGCTGGCCGGGGTGCTCTGCGAGCGGACCGGCGTGGTGAACGTGGCGATCGAGGGCCAACTGCTGATGGGTGCCTTCTCCGGCGCGCTCTTCGGCAGCATCACCGGCAGTGTCTGGGTGGGGCTGGTCGCCGCGGCGATCGGCGGCGCGCTCATCTCGGTGCTGCTCGCCGTCTTCGCCATCCGCTACCTGGTCGACCAGGTGGTCATGGGCATCGTGCTCAACCTGCTGGCGGTCGGCGTCACCGGCTTCCTCTACGAGCGGCTGATGCAGACCGACGCGACGAAGTACAACAGCGCGCCCCGGTTCAGCAACTGGGAGATCCCGCTGCTCAAGGACATCCCGCTGCTCGGCCCGGCGCTGTTCCGGGGGAACATCTTCCTCTACCTCGGCCTGCTCCTGGTGCTGGTCATCCACATCGCGCTGTTCCGTACCCGGTGGGGTCTGCGGACCCGGTCGGTCGGCGAGCACCCGACCGCCGCGGACACCCTCGGCGTGCGGGTGCTGGGCCTCCGCTACCGCAACGTGATCATGGCGGGCATGGTTGCCGGGATCGGCGGCGCCTCGTACACCCTGGCGCTCTACTCCTTCACCAAGAACATGATCGGCGGTAAGGGCTTCATCGCCCTGGCCGCGCTGATCTTCGGCCGGTGGAGCCCGACCGGGGCGCTGCTCGCGGCGCTCTTCTTCGGCTTCGCCGACCAGCTCGCCACCTACCTGGGGGCGATCGGCAGCAGCATCCCCAGCCAGTTCCTGGCGATGCTGCCCTACCTGGCGACCATCCTGGCGGTGGCCGGGCTGGTCGGAAGGGTCCGGGCACCGGCCGCCGACGGCAAGCCGTACATCAAGGGCTGA
- a CDS encoding ABC transporter permease encodes MTNPNPVSGSPDKEPATEAQEARSEARATPTAPAGDAERAVPATATKQPAPAEPRPSLGRLFLENLWAANTVTVTVLAVLLAMLVGAVLIIVSDPEVLATYSYITARPSDALNSSWSVVSEAYANLFKGAIFDPDATGFTAALSPISETLTYTAPLVFTGLAVALAFRGGLFNIGAQGQATIGVILSAVVGFALPLPPGVHLLVALIAGAAGGALWGFVPGILKARTGAHEVINTIMLNYVAVYFLSWIIVQSGVQNPNRSDAISKPVESSAQLPRLLGDNLRVHAGILVAVLATWAVAWLLNRSTLGFEFRAVGENPDAARTAGISVTKTYVLVMAISGLLAGLGGSQMVLGSTANALTPLVIAQIGFDGILVALLGRVKPWGVLLAALLFGALQAGGNRMQSYSGISLELVTVLQALIVIFIAAPALVKAIFQLRAARAARLQTSLAKGW; translated from the coding sequence ATGACGAACCCGAACCCGGTGTCGGGATCCCCGGACAAGGAGCCGGCGACCGAGGCGCAGGAGGCGCGGAGCGAGGCGCGGGCGACCCCGACCGCGCCTGCCGGCGACGCCGAGCGCGCGGTCCCCGCCACCGCGACGAAGCAGCCCGCGCCCGCGGAACCCCGCCCCTCGCTGGGCCGGCTCTTCCTGGAGAACCTCTGGGCGGCCAACACGGTCACCGTCACCGTGCTGGCGGTGCTGCTGGCGATGCTGGTCGGCGCGGTGCTGATCATCGTCTCCGACCCGGAGGTGCTGGCCACCTACAGCTACATCACCGCCCGGCCGTCGGACGCGCTCAACTCCAGCTGGTCGGTGGTCAGCGAGGCGTACGCGAACCTGTTCAAGGGCGCGATCTTCGACCCGGACGCGACCGGCTTCACCGCCGCGCTCAGCCCGATCTCGGAGACGCTGACCTACACCGCGCCACTGGTCTTCACCGGCCTGGCGGTGGCGCTCGCCTTCCGGGGCGGCCTGTTCAACATCGGCGCCCAGGGCCAGGCGACCATCGGCGTCATCCTCTCCGCCGTCGTCGGCTTCGCGCTGCCGCTGCCGCCGGGGGTGCACCTGCTGGTCGCGCTGATCGCCGGTGCGGCCGGCGGCGCGCTCTGGGGCTTCGTCCCGGGCATCCTCAAGGCGCGCACCGGCGCCCACGAGGTGATCAACACGATCATGCTCAATTACGTGGCGGTCTACTTCCTGTCCTGGATCATCGTCCAGAGCGGGGTGCAGAACCCGAACCGGTCGGACGCGATCAGCAAGCCGGTCGAGTCCTCCGCCCAGCTGCCCCGGCTGCTCGGCGACAACCTGCGGGTGCACGCCGGCATCCTGGTCGCCGTGCTGGCCACCTGGGCCGTCGCCTGGCTGCTGAACCGCTCGACGCTCGGCTTCGAGTTCCGCGCGGTCGGCGAGAACCCGGACGCCGCCCGGACCGCCGGCATCAGCGTCACCAAGACGTACGTGCTGGTCATGGCGATCTCGGGGCTGCTGGCCGGCCTCGGCGGTAGCCAGATGGTGCTCGGCTCGACCGCGAACGCGCTCACCCCGCTGGTGATCGCGCAGATCGGTTTCGACGGCATCCTGGTGGCGCTGCTCGGCCGGGTGAAGCCCTGGGGCGTGCTGCTGGCGGCGCTGCTCTTCGGCGCGCTCCAGGCCGGTGGCAACCGGATGCAGTCGTACTCCGGGATCTCGCTGGAGCTGGTCACCGTGCTCCAGGCGCTCATCGTCATCTTCATCGCCGCGCCCGCCCTGGTGAAGGCGATCTTCCAGCTCCGGGCGGCCCGCGCCGCCCGGCTGCAGACGAGCCTCGCGAAGGGCTGGTGA